A window from Pseudomonas sp. Tri1 encodes these proteins:
- a CDS encoding colicin E3/pyocin S6 family cytotoxin — translation MATRKKDIPQVRNPPGGDGHYVTYRDMTAAELAEREARQQAYEAMLARQAAYEQERWAKVDKKPLPIVTGSVFAKSCKLPNGIINYSNPNGYVPADLVKQYGDLMWLGGRSVDSSGTIPLKRIGAGTVPATLGRLALGGSATSTAAAAGGTVGAALLTGVVALLWPSSLGDSALYSEDQLRNLKQARSRMRLSVEQQADGSLKGYGFYTGQNRDWEMVDVVQFTPRADQFIADLGDGIELIWTPATNPSDTLGIPALEAAPQAPHIWIYPPTPMADSIIVDPIYPPEYRDFILVFPVESGVRPVYVVLSTAHHDYHPKPDFLPAFPGAKWAPPKTRVKGGGLRPRWKDNEKIIYEWDFQHGAVEKYNKRGKHLGEFDHITGAQTKPANPARWIEP, via the coding sequence GTGGCGACACGCAAAAAGGACATCCCCCAGGTTCGAAACCCGCCCGGAGGCGACGGGCATTACGTCACCTATCGGGACATGACAGCCGCCGAACTGGCCGAGCGCGAAGCCCGACAGCAGGCTTATGAAGCCATGCTTGCCCGGCAGGCGGCCTATGAGCAAGAACGCTGGGCCAAGGTGGATAAAAAGCCTTTACCCATCGTGACCGGAAGTGTGTTTGCCAAAAGCTGCAAGCTGCCCAACGGCATCATCAATTACAGCAACCCCAACGGCTACGTCCCGGCAGATCTGGTCAAGCAGTACGGCGATCTCATGTGGCTCGGCGGCAGGAGCGTCGACTCATCCGGCACCATCCCCCTCAAGCGGATCGGCGCTGGTACGGTTCCCGCTACCTTAGGCAGGCTCGCGCTGGGCGGTTCGGCAACTTCCACGGCTGCAGCTGCCGGAGGCACCGTCGGCGCAGCCCTGCTGACAGGCGTCGTCGCCTTGCTCTGGCCCAGCAGCCTGGGTGACAGCGCGCTCTATAGCGAAGACCAGTTACGCAACCTCAAACAGGCCCGCAGCCGCATGCGCCTGAGCGTCGAGCAACAGGCCGACGGCAGCCTCAAGGGCTACGGCTTCTACACTGGCCAGAATCGTGATTGGGAAATGGTCGACGTTGTCCAGTTCACCCCACGAGCCGACCAGTTCATCGCCGACCTGGGGGATGGCATCGAACTGATCTGGACGCCAGCTACCAATCCGTCTGACACCCTCGGTATCCCCGCCCTGGAAGCCGCGCCACAGGCCCCGCACATCTGGATCTACCCCCCGACACCGATGGCCGACAGCATCATCGTCGACCCGATCTATCCGCCGGAGTACAGGGATTTCATTCTGGTGTTTCCGGTGGAATCGGGGGTTCGGCCGGTTTATGTTGTGTTGAGTACGGCTCATCATGACTACCACCCGAAACCCGATTTTTTACCTGCTTTTCCAGGCGCGAAATGGGCTCCACCCAAAACCCGTGTGAAAGGTGGAGGGTTGCGTCCTCGCTGGAAGGATAATGAGAAAATAATATATGAATGGGATTTTCAGCATGGTGCAGTAGAAAAATATAACAAGCGGGGAAAGCACTTGGGCGAATTCGACCATATTACGGGGGCCCAGACCAAACCAGCCAATCCAGCGAGGTGGATAGAACCATGA
- the yajC gene encoding preprotein translocase subunit YajC, translated as MSFFISNAMADAAAPAAAGPMGGGFEWIFLVGFLVIFYLMIWRPQAKRAKEQKNLLSNLQKGDEVVTTGGIAGKITKVADDFVVLEVSDTVEMKFQKGAIAATLPKGTLKAI; from the coding sequence ATGAGCTTTTTTATCTCTAATGCCATGGCTGACGCGGCTGCACCTGCTGCTGCCGGCCCTATGGGCGGCGGTTTCGAGTGGATTTTCCTGGTCGGCTTCCTGGTGATTTTCTACCTGATGATCTGGCGTCCACAGGCCAAGCGCGCCAAAGAGCAGAAAAACCTGCTCAGCAACCTGCAAAAGGGCGATGAAGTGGTCACCACCGGCGGCATCGCTGGCAAGATCACCAAAGTGGCCGATGACTTCGTGGTTCTGGAAGTGTCCGACACTGTTGAAATGAAGTTCCAGAAGGGCGCTATCGCGGCCACGCTGCCAAAAGGCACGCTGAAAGCGATCTAA
- the tgt gene encoding tRNA guanosine(34) transglycosylase Tgt — protein MSFELLATDGKARRGRLTFPRGTVETPAFMPVGTYGTVKGMLPRDIVATGAEIILGNTFHLWLRPGMEVIKAHGDLHDFMQWKGPILTDSGGFQVFSLGAMRKIKEEGVTFASPVDGAKVFMGPEESMQVQRDLGSDIVMIFDECTPYPADEDVARVSMELSLRWAQRSKNAHADNTAALFGIVQGGMHQDLRMRSLEGLDKIGFDGLAIGGLSVGEPKHEMIKVLDYLPGQMPADKPRYLMGVGKPEDLVEGVRRGVDMFDCVMPTRNARNGHLFIDTGVLKIRNAFHRHDDSPLDPTCDCYTCQNFSRAYLHHLDKCGEMLGSMLNTIHNLRHYQVLMAGLREAIQQGTLAAFVEAFYAKRGLPVPPLD, from the coding sequence ATGTCCTTCGAGTTGCTCGCCACCGATGGCAAGGCTCGTCGCGGTCGTCTGACCTTCCCCCGCGGTACCGTGGAAACCCCCGCGTTCATGCCGGTGGGCACCTACGGCACGGTCAAGGGCATGCTGCCACGGGACATCGTCGCTACAGGCGCGGAGATCATCCTCGGCAACACGTTCCACCTGTGGCTGCGCCCGGGCATGGAAGTGATCAAGGCCCACGGTGACTTGCACGATTTCATGCAGTGGAAAGGGCCGATTCTGACCGACTCCGGCGGCTTCCAGGTGTTCAGCCTCGGTGCCATGCGCAAGATCAAGGAGGAGGGCGTGACCTTCGCTTCTCCGGTGGATGGCGCCAAGGTGTTCATGGGGCCGGAAGAGTCGATGCAGGTCCAGCGTGACCTGGGCTCGGACATCGTGATGATCTTCGACGAATGCACGCCGTACCCGGCCGATGAAGACGTGGCGCGGGTCTCCATGGAGCTGTCGTTGCGCTGGGCCCAGCGCTCGAAGAATGCCCATGCCGATAACACGGCGGCGCTGTTCGGCATCGTGCAGGGTGGCATGCACCAGGATCTGCGCATGCGTTCGCTGGAAGGTCTCGACAAGATCGGCTTTGATGGCCTGGCCATTGGCGGTCTGTCGGTGGGCGAGCCCAAGCACGAAATGATCAAGGTGCTCGATTACCTGCCGGGCCAGATGCCCGCTGACAAACCTCGTTACCTTATGGGCGTTGGCAAACCGGAAGATCTGGTTGAGGGTGTGCGCCGCGGGGTGGACATGTTCGATTGCGTGATGCCAACCCGTAATGCCCGCAATGGGCATCTGTTCATCGACACGGGCGTGCTGAAGATCCGCAACGCGTTCCATCGCCATGATGATTCGCCGCTGGATCCGACCTGCGACTGCTACACGTGCCAGAACTTCTCCCGCGCTTATCTGCATCATTTGGACAAGTGCGGCGAAATGCTGGGTAGCATGTTGAATACCATCCACAATTTGCGCCATTACCAGGTGCTTATGGCTGGTTTGCGCGAGGCTATTCAACAGGGTACATTGGCCGCCTTTGTCGAGGCCTTCTATGCCAAGCGCGGGTTGCCTGTACCGCCCTTGGACTGA
- a CDS encoding DUF488 family protein, whose amino-acid sequence MIQCKRAYEAANAEDGTRVLVDRLWPRNCRKDELPIAQWLPEVAPSHELRKAFKAGAVSFEQFKVAYRKELAARPQYWWPLVDIVQGGNLTLVYAAKSTVENNAVVLAEWLEDEVEKRAEGSSPVCYRSEFPGH is encoded by the coding sequence ATGATCCAATGCAAACGAGCCTATGAAGCAGCCAACGCTGAGGATGGCACGCGGGTTTTGGTGGACCGTCTATGGCCGCGTAATTGTCGCAAGGACGAACTCCCCATTGCGCAGTGGCTGCCGGAGGTGGCGCCGTCCCATGAGCTGCGCAAGGCGTTCAAGGCCGGGGCGGTTTCGTTCGAGCAGTTCAAAGTGGCCTATCGCAAGGAGTTGGCTGCGCGGCCGCAGTATTGGTGGCCGTTGGTGGACATTGTCCAGGGTGGCAATCTCACCCTGGTGTACGCGGCCAAATCCACGGTTGAAAACAATGCCGTGGTGTTGGCTGAATGGCTGGAGGATGAGGTGGAGAAGCGGGCGGAGGGGAGTTCGCCGGTTTGCTATCGATCTGAATTCCCCGGCCACTGA
- the secD gene encoding protein translocase subunit SecD, translating into MLNKYPLWKYVLILAVLAVGLIYSAPNLYPDDPAIQVSGASTALQVTQADLDRASAALKTSGIDVKASSIAENGRGGLLRLTKAEDQLPAKDVVRKALGDDYVVALNLAQTTPQWLRKLGAHPMKLGLDLSGGVHFLLEVDMEKALDARMKVYEGDVKSLLRKERVRYRSLPQLDGAIQLGFSDTDTREQARSLIRKNFNDFDVVPADLNGQAVLRLAMTPAKLAEIREYSIKQNLTTVRNRVNELGVAEPIVQRQGANRIVVELPGVQDTAEAKRILGKTANLEFRLGAEPGASKASTESFEFREGGRPAAQIERGLIITGDQVTDAKAGFDEQGRPQVNIHLDGHGGELMSRATRSNVGRSMAVIFIEQKPITTYTKQVVDGVEKDVAVQAFKEEKKIISLATIQSPLGSQFRITGLNGQGEASELALLLRAGGLAAPMYFAEERTIGPSLGADNITKGIDASLWGMLFVSLFIIAIYRFFGIIATVALAVNMVMLLALMSLLGATLTLPGIAGIVLTMGMAVDANVLIFSRIREEIAAGMTIQRAINEGFGRAFTAILDANLTTLLVGGILFAMGTGPVKGFAVTMSLGIFTSMFTAIMVTRAMVNLIFGGRDFKKLWI; encoded by the coding sequence ATGCTGAACAAATACCCTCTGTGGAAATATGTACTGATCCTGGCGGTGCTGGCGGTCGGTCTGATTTATTCCGCTCCCAATCTTTATCCGGATGACCCGGCCATTCAGGTCAGTGGCGCAAGCACTGCGCTGCAGGTCACCCAGGCGGATCTGGACCGCGCGAGCGCAGCGCTCAAGACTTCCGGGATCGACGTCAAGGCGTCCTCCATTGCCGAAAACGGCCGTGGCGGCCTGTTGCGTCTGACCAAGGCTGAAGACCAACTGCCGGCCAAGGACGTGGTGCGCAAGGCGTTGGGCGACGATTACGTTGTGGCCCTGAACCTGGCCCAGACCACCCCGCAATGGCTGCGCAAGCTCGGCGCGCACCCGATGAAGCTGGGTCTGGACTTGTCCGGTGGTGTGCACTTCCTGCTGGAAGTGGACATGGAAAAAGCCCTCGACGCGCGGATGAAAGTCTACGAAGGCGACGTCAAGAGCTTGCTGCGCAAAGAGCGCGTGCGTTATCGCAGCCTGCCGCAGCTCGACGGTGCCATTCAGTTGGGCTTCAGTGATACCGATACCCGCGAGCAGGCCCGTAGCCTGATTCGCAAGAACTTCAACGATTTCGATGTTGTGCCGGCCGACCTCAATGGTCAGGCGGTGCTGCGTCTGGCGATGACCCCGGCCAAGCTGGCGGAAATCCGCGAATACTCCATCAAGCAGAACTTGACCACGGTGCGTAACCGCGTCAACGAGCTGGGTGTGGCCGAGCCGATCGTGCAGCGCCAGGGCGCCAACCGCATCGTGGTTGAGCTGCCAGGCGTGCAGGACACCGCCGAAGCCAAGCGTATCCTCGGCAAGACCGCCAACCTGGAGTTCCGCCTCGGTGCTGAACCGGGCGCGTCCAAGGCCTCGACCGAGAGCTTCGAGTTCCGTGAAGGCGGTCGTCCGGCGGCGCAGATCGAGCGTGGCCTGATCATCACCGGTGACCAGGTGACCGACGCCAAGGCTGGCTTCGACGAGCAGGGGCGCCCACAGGTGAACATCCACCTCGACGGCCATGGCGGCGAACTGATGAGCCGCGCCACGCGCAGCAACGTCGGGCGCAGCATGGCGGTGATCTTCATCGAGCAGAAGCCGATCACCACCTACACCAAGCAAGTGGTCGACGGCGTCGAGAAAGACGTCGCCGTGCAGGCCTTCAAGGAAGAGAAGAAGATCATCAGCCTGGCGACCATCCAGTCGCCACTGGGCAGCCAGTTCCGCATCACCGGCCTGAACGGTCAGGGCGAAGCTTCGGAATTGGCCCTGCTGCTGCGTGCCGGTGGTCTGGCTGCGCCGATGTACTTCGCCGAAGAGCGCACCATTGGCCCGAGCCTGGGTGCCGACAACATCACCAAGGGTATCGATGCATCGCTGTGGGGTATGCTGTTTGTCTCGCTGTTCATCATAGCCATCTACCGCTTCTTCGGCATCATCGCCACCGTCGCACTGGCGGTGAACATGGTGATGCTGCTGGCCTTGATGTCGCTGCTGGGGGCTACGCTGACCCTGCCGGGTATCGCCGGTATCGTGTTGACCATGGGTATGGCGGTGGACGCCAACGTGCTGATCTTCTCGCGGATACGTGAAGAGATCGCCGCCGGCATGACGATTCAACGTGCAATCAACGAAGGCTTCGGCCGGGCATTCACCGCGATTCTCGACGCCAACCTGACCACGTTGCTGGTGGGCGGGATTCTCTTCGCCATGGGCACCGGCCCGGTCAAGGGCTTCGCAGTGACCATGTCCCTCGGGATCTTTACCTCGATGTTCACAGCCATCATGGTGACCCGCGCAATGGTCAACCTGATCTTTGGTGGTCGTGACTTCAAGAAGTTGTGGATTTAA
- a CDS encoding DUF6124 family protein produces MVKITPNPPVTDEPTSRAQSARNKKLDDAATRALDYYLKPKPKGETSDKSDSIFRIDPGVDSECLLANLSENLASANAMISDLAFDLDGSRRRVALGILQVIEVSELLANRALDIVELR; encoded by the coding sequence ATGGTCAAAATTACACCGAATCCTCCAGTAACAGACGAACCCACGTCACGTGCCCAGTCTGCCCGCAACAAGAAGCTCGACGACGCTGCCACTCGCGCGTTGGATTACTACCTGAAACCCAAGCCTAAGGGGGAAACGTCTGATAAGTCCGACTCCATTTTTCGGATTGATCCGGGGGTTGATTCTGAGTGTTTGCTTGCGAATCTGAGTGAGAACCTGGCTTCGGCGAACGCGATGATTAGTGATTTGGCGTTTGATCTGGATGGGTCAAGGCGGCGTGTTGCGTTGGGGATTTTGCAGGTGATTGAGGTGAGTGAGCTGTTGGCGAATCGGGCTTTGGATATTGTTGAGTTGAGGTAG
- a CDS encoding XRE family transcriptional regulator codes for MSIRLKLLRKKLGVTLDVLAEKTGMTKSYLSKVERGLSTPSIATALKLAKALHVKVEELFSEENVALDSYSLVRSEDRQSLAASSGSSEYAVLAHQVSERSLLPFILYPASEFTAHHAFKEHTGEEFLFVHEGQVEVDFMNERVLLNRGDALHFNAQKPHRLRSVGEVQAQLLVVVHSDEAAEKGEGA; via the coding sequence ATGTCCATTCGTTTGAAATTGCTCAGGAAAAAACTCGGGGTGACACTGGACGTCCTGGCCGAGAAAACCGGGATGACCAAGAGCTACCTGTCCAAGGTGGAGCGGGGCTTGAGCACGCCCTCCATTGCCACGGCGCTCAAGCTCGCCAAGGCGTTGCACGTGAAAGTCGAGGAATTATTTTCCGAAGAAAACGTCGCCCTCGACAGCTACAGCCTGGTGCGCAGCGAAGACCGTCAATCGCTGGCGGCGAGCAGCGGCAGCTCCGAATACGCGGTCCTGGCCCACCAGGTGTCCGAGCGCAGCCTGCTGCCCTTCATCCTCTATCCGGCGAGCGAATTCACCGCCCACCACGCGTTCAAGGAACACACCGGGGAGGAATTCCTGTTCGTGCACGAGGGCCAGGTGGAAGTGGACTTCATGAACGAGCGCGTGCTGCTGAACCGCGGCGATGCCTTGCACTTCAATGCGCAGAAGCCCCATCGCCTGCGTTCGGTGGGCGAGGTTCAGGCGCAGTTGTTGGTGGTGGTGCACAGTGATGAAGCGGCGGAGAAGGGCGAGGGTGCTTAG
- a CDS encoding DUF6124 family protein, translating to MAKDSPNPPDTNEHVSRAQSARNKKIDDAATRALDFYLKPKPKGETSDKSDSILRIDPGVDSECLLANLSENLASANAMISDLAFDLDGSRRRVAMGILQVIEVSELLANRALDIVEVR from the coding sequence ATGGCAAAAGATAGTCCGAATCCCCCTGATACGAATGAACACGTCTCCCGTGCACAGTCTGCCCGCAACAAGAAAATCGACGACGCTGCCACGCGAGCGTTGGATTTTTATCTGAAACCCAAGCCTAAGGGCGAAACGTCTGACAAGTCCGACTCCATTTTACGGATTGATCCGGGGGTTGATTCTGAGTGTTTGCTGGCGAATCTGAGTGAGAACTTGGCTTCGGCGAACGCGATGATCAGTGATTTGGCGTTTGATTTGGACGGGTCGCGACGACGTGTTGCGATGGGGATTTTGCAGGTGATTGAGGTGAGTGAGCTGTTGGCGAATCGGGCTTTGGATATTGTTGAGGTGAGGTAG
- the queA gene encoding tRNA preQ1(34) S-adenosylmethionine ribosyltransferase-isomerase QueA, whose protein sequence is MRVADFTFELPDSLIARHPLAERRASRLLTLDGVSGAMAHRQFTDLLEHLRPGDLMVFNNTRVIPARLFGQKASGGKLEILVERVLDSHRVLAHVRSSKSPKPGSSILIDGGGEAVMVARHDALFELAFAEEVLPLLDRVGHMPLPPYIDRPDEGSDRERYQTVYAERLGAVAAPTAGLHFDQPLLEAIAAKGVETAFVTLHVGAGTFQPVRVERIEDHHMHNEWLEVSQEVVDAVAACRARGGRVVAVGTTSVRSLESAARDGVLKPFSGDTDIFIYPGRPFHVVDALVTNFHLPESTLLMLVSAFAGYPEAMAAYKAAVEHGYRFFSYGDAMFITRNPAPRGPEETV, encoded by the coding sequence ATGCGTGTTGCTGACTTTACCTTCGAACTCCCTGATTCGCTGATCGCTCGCCACCCTCTGGCCGAGCGTCGCGCCAGTCGACTGTTGACCCTGGATGGGGTCAGCGGTGCCATGGCTCACCGTCAATTCACTGATTTGCTTGAGCATTTGCGCCCGGGCGATTTGATGGTGTTCAACAATACCCGGGTGATTCCGGCGCGGTTGTTTGGCCAGAAAGCCTCCGGCGGCAAGCTGGAGATTCTGGTGGAGCGGGTGCTGGACAGTCACCGTGTGCTGGCCCATGTGCGGTCGAGCAAGTCGCCCAAGCCCGGTTCGTCGATTTTGATCGACGGCGGCGGTGAGGCGGTGATGGTGGCGCGGCATGACGCGTTGTTCGAGCTGGCATTTGCCGAAGAGGTGTTGCCGCTGCTCGACCGCGTGGGGCACATGCCGTTGCCTCCTTATATAGACCGCCCGGACGAAGGTTCGGACCGCGAGCGTTATCAGACCGTGTACGCCGAGCGCTTGGGGGCGGTGGCGGCGCCGACGGCGGGGCTGCATTTTGATCAGCCGTTGCTGGAGGCGATTGCCGCCAAGGGCGTGGAGACGGCGTTCGTGACGCTGCACGTTGGCGCCGGTACGTTCCAGCCGGTGCGTGTGGAGCGCATCGAAGATCACCACATGCACAATGAATGGCTGGAAGTGAGCCAGGAAGTGGTCGATGCCGTGGCGGCCTGTCGCGCCCGCGGTGGTCGGGTGGTGGCGGTGGGGACCACCAGCGTGCGCTCCCTGGAAAGCGCCGCCCGCGATGGCGTGCTCAAACCGTTCAGTGGCGACACCGATATCTTTATCTACCCGGGGCGGCCGTTTCATGTGGTCGATGCCCTGGTCACCAATTTTCATTTGCCTGAATCCACGCTGTTGATGCTGGTTTCGGCGTTCGCCGGTTATCCCGAAGCCATGGCCGCCTACAAGGCCGCCGTCGAGCATGGATACCGCTTTTTCAGCTACGGTGATGCGATGTTCATCACCCGTAACCCCGCGCCACGCGGACCCGAGGAAACAGTATGA
- a CDS encoding aldolase encodes MSKTLATPKDQLVQHAVNQMQKTLPDNTWTVRQKLALTCRILFENGHDSGLAGQITARGPQPGTYYTQQLGLGFDEITAGNLLLINEDLEVLEGHGIPNPANRFHTWVYRARPDVNCIIHTHPTHIAALSMLEVPLQISHMDLCPLYEDCAFLEGWPGVPVGNEEGELIAGALGDKRAILLSHHGQLSTGATVEEACNIAQLIERAAKLQLLAMAAGEVKPILPHLGREAHDWIARPKRHAAAFNYYARQNLRQHADCLN; translated from the coding sequence ATGAGCAAGACCCTGGCGACACCCAAGGACCAGTTGGTCCAGCATGCCGTTAACCAGATGCAGAAAACCCTGCCGGATAATACGTGGACTGTACGACAAAAGCTGGCCCTGACCTGTCGCATCCTGTTCGAAAACGGCCACGACTCCGGCCTGGCCGGGCAGATTACCGCGCGCGGGCCGCAACCTGGCACTTACTACACCCAACAACTGGGCCTGGGTTTCGACGAGATCACCGCCGGCAATCTGTTGTTGATCAACGAGGACCTGGAGGTGCTGGAGGGCCACGGCATCCCCAACCCGGCCAACCGCTTTCACACCTGGGTCTACCGCGCCCGGCCGGATGTGAATTGCATCATCCACACCCATCCCACCCACATCGCCGCGCTGTCGATGCTGGAAGTGCCGTTGCAGATTTCCCACATGGACCTCTGCCCGCTCTACGAGGACTGCGCGTTCCTGGAGGGCTGGCCGGGCGTGCCGGTGGGCAACGAGGAAGGCGAATTGATCGCCGGCGCCCTGGGTGACAAGCGCGCCATCCTGCTTTCCCACCACGGCCAGTTGTCCACCGGCGCCACCGTGGAGGAAGCCTGCAACATCGCCCAACTGATCGAACGCGCCGCCAAGCTGCAATTGCTGGCCATGGCCGCCGGCGAGGTGAAACCGATCCTGCCGCACCTGGGCCGCGAAGCCCACGACTGGATCGCCCGCCCCAAGCGTCACGCCGCCGCCTTCAACTACTACGCCCGGCAGAACCTGCGCCAACACGCCGATTGCCTGAACTGA
- a CDS encoding phosphotyrosine protein phosphatase, with protein MTNLLFVCSRNQWRSPTGEAIWRRRPGFDARSAGTSPNARKTIGPADIRWADVIFVMEHKHEHRLRAEYARLLEHKQLHVLDIPDDYRFMDPELVDMLELAVTPYLCI; from the coding sequence GTGACCAATCTCCTGTTCGTTTGCAGTCGTAACCAATGGCGTAGTCCAACCGGAGAGGCGATCTGGCGTCGGCGTCCCGGTTTCGACGCTCGTTCAGCGGGTACCAGCCCCAATGCGCGCAAGACTATCGGCCCGGCGGATATCCGTTGGGCCGATGTCATTTTTGTAATGGAGCACAAGCACGAGCATCGGTTACGGGCAGAGTACGCTCGGCTGCTTGAGCACAAGCAGCTGCATGTTCTGGATATTCCCGATGACTATCGCTTCATGGATCCCGAGCTAGTGGACATGCTTGAGCTGGCGGTGACGCCGTACCTGTGTATTTGA
- a CDS encoding dihydrodipicolinate synthase family protein: MSTPNIHGIIGYTITPFSADGQSLDLDALGQSIDRLIDSGVHAIAPLGSTGEGAYLSDAEWDQVSEFSIARVAGRVPTVVSVSDLTTAKAVRRARFAQAHGADVVMVLPASYWKLSEAEILTHYQTIGASIDLPIMLYNNPATSGIDMSVELILRIFNAVENVTMVKESTGDIQRMHKLQLLGEGQVPFYNGCNPLALEAFAAGAKGWCTAAPNLIPQLNLDLYAAVLANDLSQARALFYRQLPLLDFILKGGLPATIKAGLRTLGLEVGDPRLPVFPLDEARNSQLQTMLKQLR, encoded by the coding sequence ATGTCTACCCCCAACATCCACGGCATCATCGGCTACACCATCACGCCCTTTTCCGCCGACGGCCAAAGCTTGGACCTGGACGCACTGGGCCAGTCCATCGACCGCCTGATCGACAGCGGCGTGCATGCCATCGCGCCCCTGGGCAGCACCGGCGAAGGCGCCTACTTGAGCGATGCGGAGTGGGATCAGGTCAGCGAGTTCAGCATCGCCCGTGTCGCCGGCCGCGTGCCGACGGTGGTCAGCGTGTCTGACCTGACCACCGCCAAGGCGGTCCGCCGCGCGCGTTTTGCCCAGGCCCATGGCGCCGATGTGGTGATGGTGCTGCCGGCCTCTTACTGGAAGCTGAGCGAGGCGGAAATCCTCACCCACTACCAGACCATCGGCGCCAGCATCGACCTGCCCATCATGCTTTACAACAACCCCGCCACCAGCGGCATCGACATGTCGGTGGAGCTGATCCTGCGGATTTTCAACGCCGTGGAGAACGTCACCATGGTTAAGGAAAGCACCGGCGACATTCAGCGCATGCACAAGCTGCAACTGCTCGGCGAAGGTCAGGTGCCGTTCTATAACGGCTGCAACCCACTGGCGCTGGAAGCCTTCGCGGCTGGAGCCAAGGGCTGGTGCACCGCCGCACCGAACCTTATCCCGCAGCTCAACCTCGACCTGTACGCAGCCGTATTGGCCAACGACCTGAGCCAGGCCCGGGCGTTGTTCTATCGTCAATTGCCGCTGTTGGATTTCATCCTCAAGGGAGGCTTGCCCGCCACCATCAAGGCCGGTTTGCGCACCCTCGGCCTGGAGGTCGGCGACCCGCGCCTGCCGGTCTTCCCGCTCGACGAGGCGCGCAATAGCCAACTGCAGACGATGTTGAAGCAACTGCGCTGA
- a CDS encoding DUF6124 family protein — MAKDTPNPPDTNEHVSRAQSARNKKIDDAATRALDYYLKPKSETSDKSDSILRIDPGVDSECLLANLSESLASANAMISDLAFDLGGSRRRVALGILQVIEVSELLANRALDIVEVR, encoded by the coding sequence ATGGCGAAAGATACTCCGAATCCCCCTGATACGAATGAACACGTCTCCCGTGCTCAGTCTGCCCGCAACAAGAAAATCGACGACGCTGCCACGCGAGCGTTGGATTACTACCTGAAGCCTAAGAGCGAAACGTCTGACAAGTCCGACTCCATTTTACGGATTGATCCGGGTGTGGATTCTGAGTGTTTGCTGGCGAACCTCAGTGAGAGTCTGGCTTCGGCGAATGCGATGATCAGTGATTTGGCGTTTGATCTGGGTGGCTCGCGACGGCGTGTTGCGTTGGGGATTTTGCAGGTGATTGAGGTGAGTGAGCTGTTGGCGAATCGGGCGTTGGATATTGTTGAGGTGAGGTAG